In Maridesulfovibrio sp., a single genomic region encodes these proteins:
- a CDS encoding exosortase system-associated protein, TIGR04073 family, with product MIKTKKQIYIFLIILALVSMLLGGCSMSSNNYVGREDSYADRAPRKLGRGMTNIFSAPLEIVNQPVNLAAESNEPAEQAAGYLGGIFVGLAYGTGRMVSGMYDIVTSPFGGPSAPTMDPDLISSDFVEKVDNRDATYQDVSGFDE from the coding sequence ATGATAAAAACCAAAAAGCAGATATATATTTTTTTAATTATCCTTGCGCTGGTTTCCATGCTGCTCGGCGGATGCTCCATGAGTTCAAACAATTATGTCGGGCGTGAGGATTCATATGCGGACAGGGCTCCGCGTAAGCTGGGAAGGGGGATGACCAATATATTCAGTGCTCCTCTGGAAATAGTAAACCAGCCGGTCAACCTCGCAGCAGAATCAAACGAGCCTGCTGAACAGGCCGCAGGATACCTTGGCGGTATTTTTGTAGGCTTGGCATACGGAACAGGCCGTATGGTTTCCGGTATGTATGACATAGTTACCTCGCCTTTCGGCGGGCCTTCGGCGCCCACTATGGACCCGGATCTTATCTCCTCCGATTTTGTGGAGAAGGTAGACAACCGAGATGCAACATATCAGGATGTTTCCGGGTTTGATGAGTAA
- a CDS encoding thioredoxin domain-containing protein, translating to MIKQAICVLTVVFLLGGCVSRQGLSEQIAKAIRENPQIVLQAMRENSIDVLEIVEKGVNEREKARRKEKFESAIKNPYTPDIKDRVFLGKPEATVTVVEYSDFLCPYCSKGAKVVRKLVAEHPEKYKLVFKHLPLHKNSRELAAVFEAVAMIDTELAYKFHDMAFEKQKELYQDKDGKVLGQIISELKIDPQKLQQNLESPVITQRLVKDGREAEKFGLDATPTFLINGVPVLGYLPADRFDATVDMILEKSSGADQDDGEVCEDCLNKI from the coding sequence ATGATAAAACAAGCCATCTGCGTTCTTACAGTTGTATTTCTTCTCGGCGGTTGTGTAAGCAGACAGGGCCTTTCGGAGCAGATAGCAAAGGCTATAAGAGAAAATCCTCAGATAGTTCTGCAAGCCATGCGCGAAAACAGTATTGATGTTCTGGAGATTGTAGAGAAGGGCGTCAACGAACGGGAAAAAGCAAGACGCAAAGAGAAATTTGAATCCGCGATTAAAAATCCATACACGCCGGATATCAAGGATCGTGTGTTTTTGGGAAAGCCGGAGGCAACTGTTACTGTAGTTGAATACAGTGATTTTCTCTGCCCGTACTGCAGCAAGGGCGCGAAGGTCGTACGCAAGCTCGTTGCCGAGCACCCAGAAAAGTACAAACTAGTTTTCAAGCACCTTCCCCTGCATAAGAATTCCAGAGAATTGGCGGCTGTGTTTGAAGCCGTAGCCATGATCGATACAGAGCTTGCATATAAATTCCATGATATGGCATTTGAAAAGCAGAAGGAACTTTATCAGGACAAGGACGGAAAGGTTTTGGGGCAGATCATTTCCGAACTGAAGATCGATCCGCAAAAGCTGCAGCAGAATCTTGAAAGCCCGGTTATAACACAGAGGCTTGTAAAGGACGGGCGTGAAGCGGAAAAATTCGGTCTTGATGCCACCCCGACTTTTCTCATAAACGGGGTTCCCGTGCTCGGATATCTTCCGGCTGATCGTTTCGACGCGACTGTGGATATGATCCTTGAAAAATCATCCGGTGCAGATCAGGATGACGGCGAAGTCTGCGAGGACTGCCTTAACAAGATTTAA
- a CDS encoding methyltransferase domain-containing protein codes for MRNIANVPEPPADLHICFGGGDFKGIGGRMIGLCRDKLGLTPDGMVLDIGCGIGRLAFPLLEYLTEKGGYEGFDTFPVGVNWCSENITPEFPNFNFQLVDIYNSTYNPYAQTKASELVFPYGDDSFDLVMLNSVFTHMMPDDILNYVKEIDRVLNSGGGIFVTFFLVNEESRRLMDEGKSVHDFHKYGIFYTSDPKDPMDAVGYDEHFVRNIFEQFDFKIQEIRYGTWCGRQARNHQDILLITR; via the coding sequence TTGCGCAATATAGCCAATGTCCCCGAGCCGCCTGCAGATCTGCATATCTGCTTCGGCGGTGGAGATTTTAAAGGTATCGGCGGAAGAATGATCGGCCTGTGCCGGGACAAGCTCGGCTTGACCCCGGATGGGATGGTGCTTGATATCGGGTGCGGAATAGGCCGTCTCGCCTTTCCGCTGCTCGAGTATCTGACCGAGAAAGGGGGGTATGAAGGCTTTGATACCTTTCCTGTCGGGGTGAATTGGTGCTCCGAGAACATCACCCCGGAATTTCCGAATTTCAATTTCCAATTGGTGGATATCTATAACTCCACTTACAATCCGTATGCGCAGACCAAAGCGTCAGAATTAGTTTTTCCCTATGGAGATGACAGCTTTGATCTGGTGATGCTCAATTCCGTTTTCACGCACATGATGCCGGACGATATCCTTAATTACGTCAAGGAAATTGACAGGGTGCTGAACAGCGGTGGGGGGATTTTCGTAACATTTTTTCTCGTCAACGAAGAATCACGCCGATTGATGGACGAAGGAAAAAGTGTTCATGATTTTCATAAATACGGGATTTTTTATACCTCCGATCCCAAAGACCCTATGGATGCCGTAGGGTATGATGAACATTTTGTGCGTAATATATTTGAGCAATTCGATTTTAAAATTCAGGAAATCCGTTACGGAACATGGTGCGGACGGCAGGCCCGCAATCATCAGGATATCTTGCTGATCACCCGCTGA
- a CDS encoding L-2-amino-thiazoline-4-carboxylic acid hydrolase, which yields MKEQPVSQITRRLIEAELYGQMYETMTKILGQQQALEIIEKNLHDAAVVAGKGFAALVPVPNLEHFSTVVELWKKGDAIEVENLSIDGNRLTIKVVRCSYQESYREMGLPEELCRILSCCRDEPFAKGYSERLSMERSTTLAEGGSCCPFEFYWE from the coding sequence ATGAAAGAACAACCTGTGTCACAGATAACCCGCCGCCTCATTGAAGCCGAATTGTACGGTCAGATGTATGAAACAATGACCAAAATTCTTGGGCAGCAACAAGCTTTGGAAATCATAGAAAAAAACCTTCACGATGCAGCTGTCGTAGCGGGAAAGGGGTTTGCCGCATTAGTCCCGGTTCCAAATCTGGAACACTTTTCCACTGTTGTGGAACTCTGGAAAAAAGGCGATGCGATTGAAGTCGAAAATCTTTCGATAGATGGAAACCGGCTGACAATCAAGGTTGTGCGCTGCAGCTATCAGGAATCATACCGCGAAATGGGACTCCCGGAAGAACTCTGCCGGATCCTCTCCTGTTGCCGGGATGAACCGTTTGCCAAAGGATACAGCGAAAGGCTGAGCATGGAACGGAGCACCACTCTTGCCGAAGGCGGGAGTTGTTGTCCATTTGAATTTTATTGGGAATAG
- the lolA gene encoding outer membrane lipoprotein chaperone LolA, translated as MTISLFLSFCSFACADELTAEIQKTYDSIKTFEADFTQTLTNAASKEQEVRTGKITFKQPSLLRWDSITPEKELLIVGESVVWDYFPEDQLALKYRTKQLFNSKTMLKFISGQARLEEDFAVENQGDDNGLIKLKLIPLEPETGLVLAYVWVDPAKKMLTKVLVVDFYGNGNEVSMNNIKIDPEVSDDQFVFSPPKGVEVEDNTVNE; from the coding sequence TTGACGATTTCATTATTTCTGTCCTTCTGTTCTTTTGCATGTGCAGATGAACTGACTGCGGAAATTCAGAAAACATATGATTCCATCAAAACCTTCGAGGCTGATTTTACCCAGACTTTGACCAATGCTGCAAGCAAGGAACAGGAGGTTCGGACCGGAAAGATAACTTTCAAGCAGCCTTCTTTGCTGCGTTGGGATTCTATAACACCCGAAAAGGAATTGCTTATTGTCGGTGAGTCCGTTGTTTGGGATTATTTCCCGGAAGACCAACTGGCACTCAAGTACAGAACAAAACAGCTTTTCAATTCCAAGACAATGCTCAAGTTTATTTCCGGACAGGCCCGGCTTGAGGAGGATTTTGCAGTTGAGAATCAGGGCGATGATAATGGACTCATAAAGCTGAAACTCATACCGCTTGAACCGGAGACCGGACTTGTTCTGGCTTACGTTTGGGTTGATCCGGCAAAAAAAATGCTTACCAAGGTGCTTGTGGTTGATTTTTATGGAAACGGAAATGAGGTTTCCATGAATAATATCAAAATCGATCCGGAAGTATCAGATGATCAATTCGTGTTCTCCCCTCCGAAAGGAGTGGAAGTAGAGGACAATACTGTAAACGAATAG
- a CDS encoding cytochrome c3 family protein: MKKLLIVCLCCMGIMFVALGAGAKEEFTAPDDDLVINFIKGKSDRNLGVTFNHSSHSGYECSDCHHNMKKTGEPTSCATCHDNFEPVPTKGYKSYFKAMHYKRNNQKRPSCLGCHVREFGNDKEMTGCINSACHPEGIK; this comes from the coding sequence ATGAAAAAATTATTGATCGTATGCCTGTGCTGCATGGGCATCATGTTTGTGGCACTGGGCGCCGGTGCCAAGGAAGAATTCACCGCCCCGGACGATGATCTTGTCATCAATTTCATCAAGGGTAAAAGTGACCGCAACCTTGGCGTGACTTTCAACCATTCAAGCCACTCCGGCTACGAATGTTCCGACTGTCACCACAACATGAAAAAGACGGGCGAGCCCACAAGCTGCGCAACCTGTCATGACAACTTCGAACCCGTGCCGACCAAAGGCTATAAGTCCTACTTCAAGGCAATGCACTACAAGCGCAACAACCAGAAGCGGCCTTCATGCCTCGGCTGTCACGTAAGAGAGTTCGGCAATGACAAGGAAATGACCGGGTGCATCAATTCCGCCTGTCATCCTGAAGGAATCAAGTAA
- a CDS encoding 4Fe-4S dicluster domain-containing protein yields the protein MSGKSFFVDLTLCTACRGCQVACKQWKKLPAEHTRNVGSHQNPQDLSFNTIRLVRFNEARDEDGKLNWLFFPEQCRHCLEPPCKYIANMYAPGAVVQDPKTGAVVMTDKAVIRKGKLESWELCPYNIPRQDPKTGMWDKCDMCIDRVEMGMLPACVQSCPTGTMNFGDREDMLKLAYERLAEVKKTKPHAYLADPEDVRVIYLCESKPENYHKTLVASAGQREAIMARRATPAKSSRRGFLAAVTGQKNEA from the coding sequence ATGTCAGGTAAAAGCTTCTTCGTAGACCTCACCCTTTGTACCGCCTGCCGAGGATGTCAGGTTGCCTGCAAGCAGTGGAAAAAACTGCCAGCCGAGCATACCCGTAACGTCGGTTCTCACCAGAACCCGCAGGACCTGTCCTTCAACACCATCCGTCTCGTGCGCTTCAATGAAGCCCGCGATGAAGACGGCAAACTGAACTGGCTGTTTTTCCCTGAACAGTGCCGCCACTGTCTTGAACCTCCCTGCAAGTACATCGCAAACATGTACGCACCGGGGGCCGTGGTCCAGGACCCCAAGACCGGCGCAGTGGTAATGACCGACAAGGCCGTTATCCGCAAGGGAAAACTCGAAAGCTGGGAACTGTGTCCATACAACATTCCGCGTCAGGACCCGAAAACCGGAATGTGGGACAAGTGCGACATGTGTATCGACCGGGTGGAAATGGGAATGCTTCCGGCATGCGTCCAGAGCTGCCCCACCGGAACAATGAACTTCGGCGACCGTGAAGACATGCTCAAGCTTGCCTACGAACGCCTGGCTGAAGTCAAAAAGACAAAACCGCACGCCTACCTCGCCGATCCCGAGGATGTGCGTGTGATCTACCTCTGCGAATCAAAACCCGAGAACTACCACAAAACACTGGTAGCCTCGGCTGGACAGCGTGAGGCTATAATGGCCCGCCGGGCAACCCCGGCCAAAAGTTCGAGACGCGGCTTCCTCGCAGCCGTAACCGGACAGAAAAACGAAGCCTAG
- the fdnG gene encoding formate dehydrogenase-N subunit alpha yields MNINRRDFVKMTTAAAAGIAVAPAFGGLGKAFANTAEERAKQLSPKWTKQTTSVCAFCSVGCGLLVNTSLETKRALNVEGNPDHPINEGALCAKGAATIQMSENPKRPGKFLYRAPYSEKWEEKDWDFCKKRIARLIKKSRDESFEVKNAKGQVVNRTMGIASLGSAALDNEECYAMHSFMRSLGLVYVEHQARIUHSATVAALVESFGRGAMTNHWNDLQNSDCILIMGSNAAENHPISFKWAVKAQKRGAKIIHVDPRFTRTSARSDAYVPLRSGTDIAVLGGMINYIINNKRYFHQYMVDYTNASFIVGKDYGFKDGLFSGFDHKANAYDSSKWAFELDDKGIPKQDKTLQDPNCVFQILKKHYSRYTPEKVSSISGVPLKDLDLLYKTYSATGKPDKAGTIMYAMGWTQHSVGVQNIRAMAMIQLMLGNIGIAGGGVNALRGECNVQGSTDYALLYHILPGYLKTPLAGQDTLEQYNKTYTPVSHDPESANWWQNYPKYSASLIKAMYSDDTPEQGYNYLPRLDNHKASVYSWIPLIDRMYRGKFTGGLIWGMNPACSSSDSFKTRTAISKLDWMVNVNLFRCETSDFWNGPGMDPKKVKTETFFIPCASSIEKEGSVSNSGRWMQWRYKGPDTFEDVKTDGHYFHEIWEELKELYEKEGGAYPEPITHLSFENMCEEDEHGHMQFSAQKTAKLCNGWFTRDVEIKGKKFKKGQQVPSFAYLQADGSTTSGNWLYCNSVTDAGNMAERQDATQTKEQANIGLFPNWTWCWPVNRRILYNRASVDQKGKPWNPAKAVISWNGSKWVGDVPDGGWKPGTKHPFIMRKNGYGQLFGPGRADGPLPEYYEPLECPVKDHPFSKTLHNPTAVQIKSEEKAVCDPRYPFVGTTYRITEHWQTGSMTRWQSWLVEAEPQMFVEISPQLAELRGIENGERIILESVRGSLWAIAMVTERIQPYNINGSQVHMVGMPWHYGWITPIDGGDSANIVTPNVGDPNTGIPEYKAFMVNIRKMKEGEI; encoded by the coding sequence ATGAACATTAATCGTAGAGATTTTGTGAAAATGACGACAGCTGCGGCAGCCGGAATTGCCGTAGCGCCTGCGTTCGGAGGCCTTGGGAAAGCCTTTGCGAACACGGCAGAGGAAAGGGCCAAGCAATTGAGTCCCAAGTGGACAAAACAGACCACATCCGTATGCGCATTCTGCTCGGTAGGCTGCGGACTGCTGGTCAACACTTCGCTTGAGACCAAACGGGCCCTGAACGTGGAAGGAAACCCCGATCACCCCATCAACGAGGGTGCCCTCTGCGCCAAGGGAGCAGCCACCATTCAGATGTCGGAAAACCCCAAAAGGCCCGGCAAGTTCCTGTACCGCGCACCGTACAGTGAAAAATGGGAAGAAAAGGACTGGGATTTCTGCAAGAAACGCATCGCAAGACTCATCAAGAAATCACGCGATGAAAGCTTTGAAGTCAAAAACGCCAAGGGTCAGGTTGTTAACCGTACTATGGGAATAGCCTCTCTCGGTTCCGCTGCGCTGGATAACGAAGAATGTTACGCCATGCACAGCTTTATGCGTTCACTCGGCCTGGTCTATGTAGAACACCAGGCGCGTATCTGACACAGCGCAACTGTTGCGGCTCTGGTAGAGTCGTTCGGACGCGGCGCGATGACCAACCACTGGAATGACCTTCAGAACAGTGATTGTATTCTGATAATGGGCAGCAACGCTGCCGAAAACCACCCCATTTCCTTCAAGTGGGCTGTAAAGGCGCAGAAACGCGGAGCAAAAATTATCCACGTTGACCCGCGCTTTACCCGTACTTCCGCTAGATCGGACGCATACGTTCCCTTGCGTTCCGGTACCGATATCGCTGTTCTCGGCGGTATGATCAATTACATCATCAACAACAAGCGTTACTTCCATCAGTATATGGTGGACTACACCAACGCATCCTTTATCGTGGGCAAGGATTACGGATTCAAGGACGGCCTGTTTTCCGGCTTTGATCACAAGGCCAACGCCTACGACAGTTCCAAGTGGGCCTTCGAACTGGATGACAAGGGCATTCCCAAGCAGGATAAAACCCTGCAGGACCCCAACTGCGTATTCCAGATTCTTAAAAAGCACTATTCCCGGTACACACCTGAAAAAGTATCCTCCATCTCGGGTGTGCCCCTGAAAGATCTTGATCTGCTCTACAAGACTTACTCGGCAACCGGAAAGCCCGACAAGGCTGGAACAATCATGTACGCCATGGGCTGGACCCAGCATTCAGTCGGCGTTCAGAACATCCGTGCCATGGCCATGATCCAGCTGATGCTCGGAAACATCGGCATTGCCGGCGGCGGTGTCAACGCTCTGCGCGGCGAATGTAACGTTCAGGGTTCAACCGACTACGCCCTGCTCTACCACATCCTGCCCGGCTACCTCAAAACGCCCCTGGCAGGACAGGACACCCTTGAGCAGTACAACAAGACCTACACCCCGGTCAGCCATGATCCGGAAAGTGCCAACTGGTGGCAGAACTATCCCAAGTACTCCGCCAGCCTGATCAAGGCCATGTACTCCGATGACACTCCGGAACAGGGTTATAACTACCTGCCGCGCCTTGATAACCACAAGGCCAGCGTATACTCCTGGATTCCGCTGATCGACCGCATGTATCGCGGCAAGTTCACCGGCGGACTGATCTGGGGAATGAACCCGGCCTGTTCAAGTTCCGATTCATTCAAGACCCGTACGGCAATCTCCAAACTGGACTGGATGGTCAACGTCAACCTGTTCCGCTGCGAAACCAGTGACTTCTGGAACGGCCCCGGAATGGATCCCAAAAAGGTCAAGACTGAAACCTTCTTCATCCCCTGTGCTTCTTCCATTGAAAAGGAAGGCTCCGTGTCCAACTCCGGACGCTGGATGCAGTGGCGCTACAAGGGGCCGGACACCTTTGAAGATGTGAAGACCGACGGTCACTACTTCCACGAAATATGGGAAGAACTGAAAGAACTGTATGAGAAGGAAGGCGGTGCATACCCCGAACCGATCACCCATCTCAGCTTCGAAAACATGTGTGAAGAAGACGAGCACGGGCACATGCAGTTCAGCGCACAGAAAACAGCCAAGCTCTGCAACGGCTGGTTCACCCGCGATGTTGAAATCAAGGGCAAGAAGTTCAAGAAAGGACAGCAGGTTCCGAGCTTCGCATACCTGCAGGCGGACGGTTCCACGACCTCCGGCAACTGGCTCTACTGCAACTCGGTAACCGATGCCGGCAACATGGCCGAGCGCCAGGACGCCACCCAGACCAAGGAACAGGCCAACATCGGACTCTTCCCCAACTGGACATGGTGCTGGCCGGTCAACCGTCGCATCCTCTACAACAGAGCTTCCGTTGACCAGAAAGGAAAACCATGGAACCCGGCAAAGGCTGTTATCAGCTGGAACGGCTCCAAGTGGGTCGGCGACGTACCCGATGGCGGATGGAAACCGGGAACCAAGCATCCCTTCATCATGCGCAAGAACGGTTACGGACAGTTGTTCGGTCCCGGACGGGCTGACGGTCCCCTGCCGGAATACTACGAACCGCTGGAATGCCCGGTCAAGGATCATCCGTTCTCCAAAACCCTGCACAACCCGACTGCGGTACAGATCAAGAGTGAAGAAAAAGCCGTATGTGATCCCAGGTATCCCTTTGTCGGCACGACCTATCGAATCACTGAACACTGGCAGACAGGTTCCATGACTCGTTGGCAATCCTGGCTGGTCGAGGCCGAACCTCAGATGTTCGTGGAAATCAGCCCGCAACTGGCCGAACTTCGCGGCATTGAAAACGGCGAAAGAATTATCCTCGAAAGCGTACGTGGATCACTCTGGGCCATCGCAATGGTTACTGAACGAATTCAACCATACAACATCAACGGATCTCAGGTTCACATGGTCGGCATGCCCTGGCATTACGGATGGATCACTCCTATAGACGGTGGTGATTCCGCGAACATCGTAACCCCCAACGTTGGTGATCCGAATACCGGAATTCCCGAATACAAAGCCTTCATGGTCAATATTCGCAAGATGAAGGAGGGTGAAATCTAA
- a CDS encoding methyltransferase domain-containing protein translates to MFNALKRIDSRPLPFEIYSSPDLWTDDHISAQMLKYHLNHTVDAASRNHEFILKSTNWITDHFNLGPGKKIADFGCGPGLYATALAETGAEVTGIDFSASSIAYARKVAENRSLKINYVTTDYLNYTTDKKFDLILMIMCDFCVLSPKQRRSMLHKFHSMLNPGGCVLLDVFSINAFTGLEEKQMFGKNLMDGFWSPGEYYGFMHRFKYHDEKVIVEKYTIVEERRTREIFNWFQYYHSEQLTEEFRLGGFSRSVLYADVAGSLFQNESNEFAVCAYK, encoded by the coding sequence ATGTTTAATGCACTAAAAAGAATTGATTCCCGCCCCCTGCCCTTTGAAATATATTCCTCCCCGGACCTGTGGACCGATGACCACATTTCCGCTCAAATGCTCAAGTATCACTTGAACCATACTGTAGACGCGGCCTCTCGCAACCATGAATTCATTTTAAAATCAACTAATTGGATAACAGATCATTTCAATCTCGGACCCGGTAAAAAAATTGCTGATTTCGGGTGCGGCCCGGGTCTGTACGCAACTGCTTTGGCGGAAACCGGAGCAGAAGTAACCGGTATTGATTTTTCCGCCAGCTCCATTGCCTATGCTCGCAAGGTTGCGGAAAATAGGTCTTTAAAGATCAATTATGTCACCACAGACTATCTGAATTACACCACAGACAAGAAATTCGACCTCATACTAATGATAATGTGCGACTTCTGCGTACTGAGTCCGAAACAACGCAGGTCCATGCTGCACAAATTCCACTCCATGCTGAATCCGGGAGGATGCGTCCTGCTGGACGTCTTCTCGATAAACGCATTTACCGGTCTGGAAGAAAAACAGATGTTCGGAAAAAATCTTATGGATGGATTCTGGTCCCCCGGAGAATATTACGGGTTCATGCACAGGTTCAAATATCATGATGAAAAGGTAATTGTTGAAAAATATACTATCGTAGAGGAAAGACGCACGCGCGAGATTTTCAACTGGTTTCAGTATTATCATTCTGAACAACTGACCGAGGAATTCCGCCTTGGAGGATTCTCCAGATCCGTTTTATACGCTGATGTGGCAGGATCTTTGTTCCAAAACGAGAGTAATGAATTTGCGGTTTGTGCATATAAGTAG
- the gcvT gene encoding glycine cleavage system aminomethyltransferase GcvT, whose product MSALRTTPLTEWHRENGAKLVPFAGFEMPVQYKGIIVEHKQTREKTGVFDISHMGEFKLYGKGAKNALNKLVTQNLDTLAPGKCRYGFLPNDKGGVLDDLIIYCLGEDSYMLVVNGACEESDFNWIDSHLPDGLDFDNVSYETAKIDLQGPMALDVLESVFGRDFKHLKYFNFEETEFDGYGLIVSRTGYTGELGYEFYLPADKALSLWEKLVADERVEPIGLGARDTLRLECGYPLYGQDLDTEHNPREGGYGFLLPADAYTDVKEILIPLSIEGRRSARHGDKVLLDGKEVGVVTSGSFSPTLGYSIALAYVAADAAEAEVFTVQGAKTSLEAKKSELPFYKEGTARKKIA is encoded by the coding sequence ATGTCAGCATTGCGCACAACGCCTCTTACCGAATGGCACCGCGAAAACGGAGCCAAGCTTGTTCCCTTTGCAGGATTCGAAATGCCTGTGCAGTACAAGGGAATTATAGTCGAACATAAACAGACTCGCGAAAAAACCGGTGTTTTCGATATCAGCCACATGGGCGAGTTCAAACTTTACGGCAAGGGCGCCAAAAACGCTCTGAACAAGCTGGTGACCCAGAACCTGGACACCCTGGCTCCGGGCAAGTGCCGCTACGGTTTTCTGCCGAACGACAAAGGCGGAGTTCTCGACGATCTGATCATCTACTGCCTCGGGGAAGATTCATACATGCTGGTTGTAAACGGAGCCTGTGAAGAATCCGACTTCAACTGGATTGACTCGCACCTGCCGGACGGCCTTGATTTCGATAACGTATCCTATGAAACCGCAAAAATAGACCTGCAGGGCCCCATGGCTCTGGATGTTCTGGAATCCGTTTTCGGCCGCGATTTCAAGCATCTTAAATATTTCAATTTCGAAGAAACAGAATTCGATGGGTACGGACTGATCGTCAGCCGGACCGGATATACCGGTGAACTCGGTTATGAATTCTATCTTCCCGCAGACAAGGCTCTCTCCCTGTGGGAAAAACTGGTCGCGGATGAACGCGTGGAGCCCATCGGACTCGGCGCCCGTGACACCCTGCGTCTTGAATGCGGCTACCCCCTCTACGGGCAGGATCTGGATACCGAGCATAATCCCCGTGAAGGCGGTTACGGTTTTCTGCTTCCTGCTGATGCCTACACAGATGTAAAGGAAATACTCATTCCCTTGAGCATTGAAGGTCGCCGTTCCGCTCGTCATGGAGACAAGGTCCTGCTTGACGGCAAAGAGGTGGGCGTTGTTACCAGCGGTTCTTTCTCCCCGACCCTCGGCTACTCCATCGCCCTGGCTTATGTAGCTGCCGATGCAGCCGAAGCCGAAGTCTTCACCGTACAGGGAGCAAAAACCAGCCTTGAAGCCAAGAAAAGCGAACTTCCTTTCTATAAGGAAGGAACCGCCCGTAAAAAAATTGCTTAG
- a CDS encoding DUF6485 family protein — protein MSDGLCARQNSGKNNCPCTYSNCSRHGNCCECVAYHRGKDQLPACYFTAEQEKTYNRNIDYFIECRTK, from the coding sequence ATGAGTGATGGTCTCTGTGCTCGCCAGAACAGCGGAAAAAACAACTGCCCGTGCACCTATTCGAATTGTTCAAGACATGGAAACTGCTGCGAATGCGTAGCGTATCACCGTGGGAAGGACCAGCTTCCCGCCTGCTATTTCACCGCTGAGCAGGAAAAAACATATAACCGGAATATCGACTACTTTATTGAATGCAGGACCAAATAG
- a CDS encoding GAF domain-containing protein, which produces MPRNEILINILSIVCNVFEAHTVVLYLPDGQHGYSLANYFSLGDDVSKTGTPLQKKSLAGIVVGKNEPLFINNMDRKGSTTLGYYETRVEEKVKAFMGTPLEQSMGAICLDSKRTYSFSTKDLKILSQFGKLITSMLSCIRSVAADGRKNEYFITLKLLHDLRKRQPKWNSFLNNLLDMTAESSGFSHVFLTVLDPRGTSFYVEGENSQILLRGDSKTMEYPLGSGLVGWVYKNNEPIFIEENGVGQASSSLLGASATTRDFLSVICMPLFFQRKTRGVLVLANENPKRIDDDLKDFLFMVSEYLNQFLENLSLKSKLAEARSALQKVSPAKSNPVLINDR; this is translated from the coding sequence ATGCCCAGAAATGAAATTCTGATTAACATTTTAAGCATTGTTTGCAATGTGTTCGAGGCTCATACAGTAGTATTGTATCTGCCGGACGGTCAGCACGGATACTCTCTTGCCAATTATTTCAGTCTTGGTGACGATGTTTCAAAGACCGGAACACCGTTGCAGAAGAAAAGCCTTGCGGGTATAGTTGTCGGCAAGAACGAGCCGCTTTTCATAAACAACATGGATCGCAAGGGTTCCACCACTCTCGGCTATTATGAAACAAGAGTGGAGGAAAAGGTAAAGGCGTTCATGGGCACTCCTCTGGAGCAGTCCATGGGGGCCATCTGTCTTGACAGCAAACGCACTTATTCCTTCAGTACAAAAGATCTGAAGATTCTTTCCCAGTTCGGGAAGCTGATTACGTCCATGCTTTCCTGCATCCGGTCCGTGGCCGCCGATGGCCGTAAAAACGAGTATTTCATAACCTTGAAGCTGCTGCACGATTTGAGGAAGAGACAGCCCAAGTGGAATTCCTTCCTTAATAATCTTCTGGACATGACAGCTGAAAGCAGCGGCTTTTCCCATGTCTTTCTTACCGTGCTGGACCCACGCGGAACTTCTTTCTATGTGGAAGGGGAAAACAGCCAGATACTGCTCAGGGGTGATTCCAAGACCATGGAATACCCGCTGGGCAGCGGACTTGTCGGTTGGGTATATAAAAACAATGAACCTATTTTCATTGAGGAAAACGGAGTCGGGCAGGCCTCAAGCAGTCTGCTGGGCGCAAGTGCGACAACCCGCGATTTTTTGAGTGTTATCTGCATGCCGCTGTTTTTTCAGCGCAAGACACGCGGAGTTCTGGTCCTTGCCAATGAAAATCCGAAAAGGATCGATGATGACTTGAAGGATTTTCTGTTTATGGTATCTGAATACCTGAATCAATTTCTTGAGAATCTATCACTGAAAAGTAAACTGGCCGAGGCTCGGAGCGCGCTGCAAAAGGTGAGTCCGGCCAAATCAAATCCGGTTCTGATAAACGACAGATAG